In a genomic window of Rhopalosiphum maidis isolate BTI-1 chromosome 4, ASM367621v3, whole genome shotgun sequence:
- the LOC113555694 gene encoding nose resistant to fluoxetine protein 6-like: MSKNRCTDVITSFHLMIIVALIGSYDNCNYCWAAQSATAADYLPYVRQDDFRPRDGVDDFRPDRLHYGGSFAIPTADDRNRTHVQRLLRRTSDIVSKFLPFVTSADVHTQCYKHTTVYLTHLNDFQLWATKMFDASAKFISTGWFDGSTYNLGNFDECVDVEVFERDDFIQGKYCLVEVEINPIAHFEFRSRKHVFNESSWDTLQELAFDPNKSMRNRIYIAYCVPHTCNSGDVSKHMEGILREIPQEKITTSVGAVKCQTNTALPWTWGDYTFLSIIGFSLILIGVSTYYDLFTSMSSFEHFQFSEKSKKHLILQSFSLSKNVRKLLTFPKTSDNLECIHGLKFISMCFIIVGHRFMFTLGSPIMNTNFIEYFYSKIEAMVILNGPILVDTFFIISGFLACYLLLEHIQKNPKAFQIPLFYIHRYVRLTPVYAIVIGFYCTMFIKIGTGPLWNERVGSEVERCHESWWTNILYINNYIEPEKLCMIQSWYIACDTHLFLTAPIIVSLLYHKPKIGNSVLALILATSISTTFLVTYFGKLDAFLLVHIKTLRNPIANKTFRSLYIPTHTRATPYYVGMMTGLVRHKMKNSSYKINKYVVWSSWIISIVLMFGTLFSAWWFYKPNYEYDAFVAALYGALYRITWAAGVSWTIIAVSTGNGGFIEPILCWKPVITLSRLTYCAFLCHGGLQLYTVGSIRTPFHTSYYNLVWLSLGDITLSFLTAFCLTLLYESPIIGLEKIFFNPGNKSCYVDNITTKINNLNTKPEKFQQITAP, encoded by the exons ATGTCGAAAAACCGCTGCACGGATGTGATCACGTCGTTCCATCTGATGATCATCGTCGCGTTGATTGGTTCGTACGACAACTGCAACTACTGTTGGGCAGCGCAATCGGCGACCGCTGCAGACTACCTACCATACGTACGACAAGACGACTTCCGACCGCGCGATGGCGTCGACGACTTCCGGCCGGATAGACTTCATTACGGCGGCAGCTTCGCAATCCCGACCGCGGACGACAGAAACAGGACGCACGTGCAACGATTACTGCGCCGCACTTCGGACATCGTGTCCAAGTTCCTGCCGTTCGTTACTTCGGCCGATGTGCACACACAATGCTACAAGCACACCACCGTGTACTTGACGCATCTCAACGATTTCCAGCTTTGGGCGACAAAAA tgTTTGACGCGTCTGCCAAATTTATATCGACTGGTTGGTTTGACGGATCTACGTACAATCTTGGGAACTTTGACGAATGCGTCGACGTCGAAGTATTTGAACGGGACGATTTTATCCAAGGAAAATACTGTCTAGTAGAAGTCGAAATAAATCCCATAGCTCATTTCGAATTTAGATCACGTAAACACGTTTTTAATGAATCCTCGTGGGATACACTGCAG gaATTGGCATTCGATCCGAACAAAAGTATGCGGAACAGAATTTACATAGCATACTGTGTACCGCACACATGCAACAGTGGGGACGTATCGAAACACATGGAAGGTATCCTGCGGGAAATCCCTCAGGAAAAAATAACGACCAGTGTCGGCGCCGTCAAGTGTCAGACGAATACTGCATTACCATGGACCTGGGgagattatacattttt GTCAATAATTGGATTCTCGTTAATTCTCATCGGTGTGAGTACTTACTACGATTTGTTTACTTCAATGTCTTCATTCGAGCATTTTCAGTTTTCCG aaaaatcgaaaaaacatCTCATACTCCAATCGTTTTCACTATCGAAAAACGTTCGCAAGTTGCTTACCTTCCCGAAGACTTCAGACAACCTGGAATGCATTCATGGGTTGAAATTTATATCGATGTGTTTCATTATTGTAGGACATCGTTTTATGTTCACTTTAGGCTCCCCAATAATGAAcactaattttattgaatac TTTTATAGCAAAATCGAAGCTATGGTCATACTTAACGGACCCATACTAGtggatacatttttcataataagtgGCTTCCTTGCATGTTACTTACTATTGGAACACATCCAAAAAAACCCAAAAGCTTTTCAAATACCACTATTTTACATACACCGTTACGTAag ATTGACACCGGTTTATGCGATAGTGATTGGATTTTACTGTacgatgtttataaaaataggaaCTGGACCTCTGTGGAACGAGAGAGTGGGCTCGGAAGTGGAAAGGTGCCACGAAAGCTGGTGGACCAACATACTCTACATAAACAACTATATCGAACCAGAAAAATTG TGCATGATACAATCTTGGTACATCGCATGTGATACGCACCTGTTCCTGACAGCGCCAATCATCGTCAGTTTGTTGTACCACAAACCGAAAATCGGAAATTCAGTACTGGCGCTCATATTGGCCACGTCGATTTCCACGACTTTCTTGGTCACGTATTTTGGCAAATTGGATGCCTTTCTGTTGGTGCACATCAAGACGCTGCGAAATCCCATCGCCAATAAAACGTTCCGCAGCCTCTACATTCCGACGCACACCAGAGCCACGCCGTACTACGTCGGCATGATGACGGGCTTGGTGAGGCATAAGATGAAAAACTCGTCCTACAAAATCAACAAA TACGTGGTATGGTCAAGTTGGATCATTTCGATAGTCCTCATGTTCGGCACGCTGTTCTCGGCCTGGTGGTTCTACAAGCCCAACTACGAGTACGACGCTTTTGTTGCCGCTCTGTACGGCGCACTGTATCGCATCACGTGGGCAGCGGGTGTTAGTTGGACAATCATCGCAGTGTCCACTGGTAACGGAG GTTTTATCGAACCCATCTTGTGCTGGAAACCGGTAATAACGCTGAGCCGATTGACGTACTGTGCGTTCTTGTGTCACGGTGGACTGCAGTTGTACACGGTAGGCTCCATTCGGACACCGTTTCACACGTCCTACTATAAcctg GTGTGGTTATCGCTCGGAGACATCACCCTATCGTTCCTGACGGCTTTCTGCTTGACGTTACTCTACGAATCGCCCATAATCGGCTTAGAAAAAATTTTCTTCAATCCAG gtAATAAATCTTGTTATGTCGACAACATAACGACAAAGATAAATAATCTAAACACAAAACCAGAAAAATTTCAACAGATAACAGCTCCATAG